A stretch of the Chitinophagaceae bacterium genome encodes the following:
- the bglX gene encoding beta-glucosidase BglX, translating to MKRYYFLLAIFIINALIPASLIAQNKKQQFIDSLLAKMTLEEKIGQMTLFTSDWDVTGPTVRSNYLQDIKSGKMGSIFNAYSVKYNTELQRAAVEQTRLHIPLLFGYDVIHGHRTIFPIPLGEACSWDLAAMEKSARIAATEAAAEGINWTFAPMVDIARDPRWGRVMEGAGEDTYLGTQIAKARVKGFQGDQLSSSNTIAACAKHYAAYGAAQAGRDYSTVDISENTLRDVYLPPFKACADAGVATFMTSFNEINGVPSSGNPFILKDILKRDWKWKGFVVTDYTSINEMVPHGFAKDEKEAGEEALNAGVDMDMQGAVYYKYTTQSLAEKKVTLVEIDDAVKRILGIKYDLGLFEDPYRYLDEKREASEIMTKENLDAARDVARKSMVLLKNENNILPLRNEATIAVIGPLAKDNVNMIGAWSAAGDGKKAISLLEGLRARTTITGNILYAKGCNINDDSTNNFAAAVAIANQAEVILLAIGESASMSGEASSRSDIRLPGVQQQLFDALKKTGKPIVVVLMNGRPLAIPELDANANAILETWFSGTMAGHAIADVLYGDYNPSGKLVITFPRNVGQIPIYYNMKNTGRPFDANNKYTSKYLDIPNTPLYPFGYGLSYTLFKYSDLKLNKVKFAMNDSLKVSVTVTNSGKRDGEEVVQLYIQDLVGSLTRPVKELKGFNKISLKAGESKTVSFTLHADDLAFYNVKMIRQAEPGEFKVYAGGSSAGSLEGSFELVK from the coding sequence ATGAAGAGATATTACTTCCTCCTTGCAATTTTTATAATCAATGCACTGATACCTGCGTCTTTAATTGCGCAAAATAAAAAACAGCAATTCATTGATTCATTGTTGGCAAAAATGACACTGGAAGAAAAAATCGGGCAAATGACATTGTTCACTTCCGATTGGGATGTAACAGGACCTACCGTGAGGAGTAACTATCTGCAGGATATTAAGTCAGGTAAGATGGGTTCAATTTTCAATGCTTATTCAGTAAAATACAATACAGAACTGCAACGCGCTGCTGTGGAGCAAACACGCCTTCACATTCCTTTACTTTTTGGATATGATGTGATTCATGGACATCGTACCATTTTTCCTATTCCATTGGGCGAAGCATGCAGTTGGGATTTGGCAGCCATGGAAAAGTCAGCAAGAATTGCTGCAACAGAAGCTGCTGCAGAAGGCATCAACTGGACGTTCGCACCGATGGTGGATATTGCACGTGATCCTCGCTGGGGGAGAGTGATGGAAGGTGCGGGCGAAGATACTTACCTCGGAACGCAGATTGCAAAGGCGCGTGTAAAAGGATTCCAGGGTGATCAGCTCAGCAGTTCCAATACCATTGCAGCTTGTGCAAAACATTATGCAGCATATGGTGCAGCGCAGGCCGGTCGTGATTACAGCACGGTTGACATTTCTGAAAATACTTTGCGGGATGTGTACCTGCCGCCATTCAAAGCTTGTGCTGATGCTGGTGTTGCAACATTCATGACGTCTTTTAACGAAATCAATGGCGTGCCTTCTTCCGGCAATCCATTTATTTTAAAAGATATTTTGAAGAGAGACTGGAAGTGGAAAGGATTCGTAGTAACAGATTATACTTCTATCAATGAAATGGTACCACATGGTTTTGCAAAGGATGAGAAGGAAGCCGGTGAAGAAGCATTGAATGCAGGTGTTGATATGGATATGCAAGGCGCTGTCTATTATAAATACACAACACAATCATTGGCAGAAAAGAAAGTAACGCTCGTTGAAATTGATGATGCTGTAAAACGCATTTTAGGAATCAAATATGACCTCGGACTTTTTGAAGATCCTTACAGGTATCTTGATGAAAAGCGGGAAGCATCTGAAATAATGACCAAAGAAAATCTGGATGCGGCAAGAGATGTAGCACGCAAGTCGATGGTGTTACTGAAGAATGAAAATAATATTTTGCCTTTACGCAATGAAGCAACGATTGCTGTTATTGGTCCATTAGCCAAGGACAATGTAAATATGATAGGAGCGTGGTCAGCAGCAGGAGATGGTAAGAAAGCAATCTCGCTGTTGGAAGGACTCAGGGCGCGAACAACAATCACAGGAAATATTCTGTACGCTAAAGGCTGTAACATCAATGATGACTCTACAAATAATTTTGCAGCGGCTGTTGCGATAGCTAACCAGGCGGAAGTGATTTTGCTGGCAATCGGAGAAAGTGCTTCAATGTCCGGTGAAGCATCCAGTCGTTCTGATATACGGCTTCCCGGCGTTCAGCAACAATTGTTTGATGCATTGAAGAAAACAGGAAAACCAATTGTGGTGGTATTGATGAATGGAAGGCCACTTGCTATTCCCGAATTAGATGCAAATGCCAATGCGATATTGGAAACCTGGTTTTCAGGAACAATGGCAGGACATGCCATTGCTGATGTTTTGTATGGTGATTATAATCCTTCCGGGAAATTAGTGATCACTTTTCCTAGAAACGTTGGCCAAATTCCGATTTACTACAACATGAAGAACACCGGTCGACCGTTCGACGCTAATAATAAATACACTTCCAAATACCTTGACATTCCAAATACTCCTTTGTATCCCTTCGGTTATGGATTGAGCTATACGCTGTTCAAGTATTCAGATTTAAAATTGAATAAAGTAAAATTTGCAATGAATGATTCATTGAAAGTTTCTGTAACGGTAACTAATTCAGGAAAGCGTGATGGTGAAGAGGTAGTGCAATTATATATTCAGGATTTAGTGGGAAGTCTTACCAGGCCTGTGAAAGAATTGAAAGGGTTTAATAAGATTTCACTTAAAGCGGGAGAAAGCAAAACAGTTAGCTTCACCCTGCATGCTGATGATCTTGCATTTTATAATGTAAAAATGATTCGGCAGGCAGAGCCGGGTGAGTTTAAAGTGTATGCGGGGGGAAGTTCTGCAGGTAGCTTAGAAGGAAGTTTTGAGCTGGTGAAGTAG
- a CDS encoding alpha/beta hydrolase, with protein sequence MKASLTFLLLLTFAVKTNCYAQNKSVIDSAAIVYGNNSSAGHYASINGIQLYYESYGKGQPLIMLHGNGGAIDAFKFQIPFFEKHFHVIAIDSRLQGKSGGSADSLSYDLMADDFCKLLDYLKIDSAFVLGWSDGGINAIIMAMHCPEHIKGIAFTGANIVPDTSAFNPAMIQEMKDFVKRKDISPVERTLNVMMINEPNIPYKELGKIKCPALVMAGDHDLIRPEHTIKIYQSLQNAELCIFPDSEHGVCLQHPEMFNETVMRFFRKYSSE encoded by the coding sequence ATGAAAGCTAGTTTGACTTTTCTATTACTGCTCACCTTCGCTGTTAAAACAAATTGTTATGCTCAAAATAAAAGTGTGATTGATTCAGCGGCAATTGTTTATGGAAATAACAGCTCCGCAGGACATTATGCATCCATCAATGGCATTCAGCTTTATTATGAAAGTTATGGTAAAGGTCAGCCGCTTATCATGCTACACGGGAATGGTGGCGCTATTGATGCTTTCAAATTTCAGATTCCTTTTTTTGAAAAACACTTTCATGTAATTGCTATTGACAGTCGCTTGCAGGGCAAATCAGGAGGTTCGGCGGATTCGCTTTCATATGATTTGATGGCCGACGATTTCTGTAAGCTGCTTGACTATTTAAAAATAGACTCAGCATTTGTTTTGGGCTGGAGTGATGGTGGAATCAATGCGATTATCATGGCAATGCATTGCCCGGAACATATAAAAGGAATCGCATTTACAGGAGCTAATATAGTTCCTGATACTTCTGCATTTAACCCAGCAATGATTCAGGAAATGAAAGACTTTGTGAAACGAAAAGATATATCACCGGTGGAAAGAACACTGAATGTGATGATGATCAATGAACCGAATATTCCCTATAAGGAACTTGGTAAAATAAAATGTCCTGCACTTGTGATGGCAGGTGATCATGATCTTATAAGACCCGAACACACGATTAAAATTTATCAATCGCTGCAAAATGCCGAGCTCTGCATTTTCCCCGACTCAGAACACGGAGTTTGTCTGCAGCATCCTGAAATGTTTAATGAGACGGTGATGCGGTTTTTTAGGAAGTATAGTAGTGAGTAG
- a CDS encoding MmcQ/YjbR family DNA-binding protein, which produces MVSIEAFRKIALSFPETMEAPHFENTAFKVNKKIFATLNIKENRATVKLSEKEQDLFCLYDKQVMYPVPNKWGDQGWTHINLKTIKREMCADALAAAFHEVASIKLSSAIKKK; this is translated from the coding sequence ATGGTTAGTATAGAAGCCTTCCGGAAAATTGCGTTGTCATTTCCTGAAACAATGGAAGCACCTCACTTTGAAAACACCGCTTTCAAGGTGAATAAAAAGATCTTTGCAACACTGAACATAAAAGAAAACAGGGCAACCGTGAAGCTTTCAGAAAAGGAGCAGGATTTGTTTTGTCTTTATGATAAGCAGGTAATGTATCCTGTTCCGAATAAATGGGGTGATCAGGGATGGACACATATCAACTTAAAGACCATTAAGCGAGAAATGTGCGCAGATGCACTGGCCGCAGCCTTCCATGAAGTTGCGTCTATAAAATTATCATCAGCGATTAAAAAAAAATAA
- a CDS encoding biopolymer transporter ExbD codes for MRFRRNTRMKAEVSTSSLNDIMFMLLLFFLIISTMMNPSVIKLTLPKSTNSEQTVAKKMVTLSIDHNMNYAVDDRPVAYPDLEAALAAKLSTMNEPTIVLRVDNLLTVQDVVDVIDIGTKLKAKMVLATDKKK; via the coding sequence ATGAGATTCAGGAGAAATACGAGAATGAAAGCAGAGGTGTCTACCTCTTCGCTGAACGACATCATGTTTATGTTGCTGTTGTTCTTTCTGATCATTTCTACAATGATGAATCCATCTGTGATCAAACTCACCTTGCCAAAATCTACGAACAGTGAGCAAACTGTTGCAAAGAAAATGGTAACGTTGTCGATTGATCACAATATGAATTATGCAGTGGATGATCGTCCCGTCGCGTATCCGGATCTGGAAGCAGCATTGGCAGCTAAACTATCAACCATGAATGAACCAACCATCGTACTTCGGGTAGATAATTTACTCACGGTGCAGGATGTGGTAGATGTAATTGATATTGGCACGAAACTGAAAGCGAAAATGGTACTGGCAACGGATAAAAAGAAATAG
- a CDS encoding MotA/TolQ/ExbB proton channel family protein yields MTLLLQITQTAIDTVANNALTQPAVTAPPEPLSLLSLIMKGGWIMYPLVILSVLAVYFAVERFLVIRRASRIDQNFMSNIRDYLLTGKMEPAIMLCRNTNTPIARLLGKGIKRIGKPIKEVESAVESEGRLEIYKLDHNMNYLAIIAAIAPMMGFIGTISGVIKIFYTISVEKVISIDGIAGGLYEKMITSAAGLLVGIFAYVCFNLLNNMIDRVSYMLEANAVDFIDLIQEPTA; encoded by the coding sequence ATGACTCTATTGCTTCAGATTACCCAAACCGCCATTGACACTGTGGCGAATAATGCATTAACTCAACCTGCTGTCACAGCTCCACCTGAGCCGCTGAGCCTGCTCTCGCTCATCATGAAAGGAGGATGGATCATGTATCCGTTGGTGATTCTTTCAGTGCTTGCTGTGTATTTTGCTGTGGAACGATTCCTGGTGATCAGGCGTGCATCACGTATCGATCAGAATTTCATGTCTAACATCCGCGATTATTTGCTAACCGGAAAAATGGAACCGGCCATCATGCTTTGCAGAAATACCAATACGCCTATTGCACGGCTGCTTGGTAAAGGAATCAAGCGAATCGGTAAACCTATCAAGGAAGTGGAATCTGCTGTGGAGAGTGAAGGAAGGCTGGAGATTTATAAGCTCGATCACAACATGAATTACCTCGCCATCATTGCTGCCATTGCACCGATGATGGGATTTATTGGAACTATTTCAGGAGTAATAAAAATTTTTTACACCATTTCTGTTGAAAAAGTAATCAGCATTGATGGCATTGCAGGTGGTTTGTATGAAAAAATGATTACATCTGCTGCTGGACTGCTTGTTGGCATTTTTGCTTATGTATGCTTTAATCTGTTGAATAATATGATCGATCGTGTGTCGTACATGCTCGAAGCAAATGCAGTTGACTTTATTGACCTCATACAAGAGCCAACCGCATGA
- a CDS encoding methyltransferase, whose amino-acid sequence MSNTYFQFKQFRIDQDQSAMKVATDACILGAVTPAFADGAILDIGTGTGLLSLMMAQKCSSRIDAVELDEASFLQATANVQNSLWKDRINVINTDVRTFHHRGKYNLIICNPPFYEKHFKSPYLKKNKAKHAEQLSYQELIDVIKRSLNAHGMFSVLLPANSSERFIKQASLSELYVNERILIRENEQQEVIRHIIFFSNNATDQQTEKILVIKNGDGTYSKSFIELMQPYYLQL is encoded by the coding sequence GTGAGTAACACCTACTTCCAATTCAAACAATTCCGAATTGATCAGGATCAAAGCGCCATGAAAGTGGCGACTGACGCCTGCATATTAGGAGCTGTTACTCCTGCTTTTGCTGATGGTGCTATTCTCGATATTGGAACAGGAACAGGTTTGCTATCCTTGATGATGGCACAAAAATGCAGCAGCAGGATTGATGCCGTGGAGTTGGATGAAGCGAGCTTTCTTCAAGCCACTGCCAATGTGCAAAACAGTTTATGGAAGGATCGTATCAACGTGATAAATACTGATGTACGAACATTTCATCACCGCGGGAAATATAACCTCATCATTTGCAATCCACCTTTTTACGAAAAACATTTCAAGTCACCTTACCTGAAAAAAAATAAAGCCAAACATGCAGAACAACTTTCTTATCAGGAATTGATAGATGTGATAAAAAGAAGTTTAAACGCTCATGGCATGTTCTCGGTTTTACTTCCCGCAAACAGTTCTGAAAGATTTATTAAACAGGCATCACTTTCAGAGTTGTACGTCAACGAACGAATTTTAATCAGGGAAAATGAGCAACAAGAGGTAATTCGCCATATTATTTTTTTTTCAAACAATGCTACTGATCAACAGACGGAAAAAATACTGGTAATTAAAAACGGCGATGGAACCTATTCAAAATCATTTATTGAGCTGATGCAACCATATTATTTGCAGTTGTGA
- a CDS encoding sulfatase-like hydrolase/transferase — MKKLMLLILFICILVFLLPKKLIAQNNQLPNILFIVVDDGRYQDYASTGGPSWFHTPTINRIADEGADFKKDYVVLSLCEPSRVSIFTGQYPHHNGFTSNLQVYDTSTLTIARILRNHGYYTGLVGKFLNEYIAFPDADYNYYCAYNGQGNYGPKVFDLNGTDTLLDENVQVAINDYALHFLQSVPDSTPFFLLYSCKAPHPAYVAYPGYENAFHSAPVPFPENFHGYTKNYPNYIYLENNYANDSATCVSDIQTYYETLMGVEAGLDSVFSVLESKGILDSTLIVYTSDNGVFIGDHYLQRKRLAYEESIHVPLFVRYPKWFPAHTVVDDQFALNIDFFKTFLDVAGIADTFDDDGISLRELANNTQHRGLFLYEYFHETSQPEIPDFRSVRSMRYKYIRSSCDQLTEEFYDLQNDTHEDTNQIFNPAYSSLISEYQFKLDSLRIEVGDTTEAINISCSLLNIDTIFSTASSLTESKFSFQIFPDPVTDFLSLQFDLYLTEQADILITDAAGKTYLKKKFPQAGLSLVNTISIDVSNLPPGIYVLKFSQGKEMQVKLFVKK, encoded by the coding sequence ATGAAGAAGTTAATGCTGCTGATTTTATTCATCTGCATATTAGTTTTTCTTCTTCCGAAAAAATTAATTGCACAAAACAATCAGCTACCGAATATTCTGTTCATAGTTGTTGATGACGGACGATACCAGGATTATGCTTCCACCGGAGGGCCATCATGGTTTCATACTCCCACCATCAACCGTATTGCCGATGAAGGTGCCGACTTCAAAAAAGATTATGTGGTGCTTTCATTATGTGAGCCCAGCCGCGTGAGTATTTTCACTGGTCAGTATCCACATCACAATGGATTTACATCCAACCTGCAGGTGTATGATACCAGCACACTGACTATCGCACGGATCCTGCGCAATCATGGCTATTATACCGGATTGGTTGGCAAATTTCTCAACGAATACATTGCTTTTCCCGACGCGGACTATAATTACTACTGTGCTTATAACGGTCAGGGAAACTATGGACCAAAAGTGTTTGATTTAAATGGAACTGATACACTCCTTGATGAAAACGTTCAGGTTGCCATTAACGATTATGCACTTCACTTTTTGCAATCTGTGCCTGACAGCACGCCGTTTTTTCTCCTCTACTCCTGCAAGGCGCCACATCCTGCTTACGTCGCCTATCCGGGTTATGAGAATGCGTTTCATTCAGCGCCTGTTCCGTTTCCGGAAAACTTTCATGGTTACACCAAGAATTATCCTAATTATATCTATCTCGAAAACAATTATGCAAATGATTCAGCTACCTGTGTGAGCGATATTCAAACCTATTACGAAACACTGATGGGTGTGGAAGCAGGCTTGGATTCTGTGTTCAGTGTGCTCGAAAGCAAAGGCATCCTGGACAGTACACTGATTGTTTATACAAGTGACAATGGAGTATTCATTGGAGATCATTACCTGCAACGCAAGCGATTGGCATATGAAGAGTCCATACATGTTCCACTGTTTGTTCGCTACCCAAAATGGTTTCCCGCGCATACGGTGGTTGATGATCAGTTTGCGCTGAACATAGATTTTTTTAAAACATTTTTAGACGTAGCAGGAATCGCTGATACTTTTGATGATGATGGTATTTCATTGCGTGAACTTGCAAATAACACGCAGCATCGAGGTCTCTTCCTCTATGAATATTTTCATGAAACATCGCAACCCGAAATTCCTGATTTCAGAAGTGTTCGTAGCATGCGATATAAGTACATCAGATCGTCGTGCGATCAATTGACTGAAGAGTTTTACGATTTGCAAAACGACACGCATGAAGACACTAATCAGATCTTTAATCCTGCTTACTCATCGCTGATCAGTGAATATCAATTCAAACTTGATAGTCTGAGAATAGAAGTGGGAGATACAACGGAAGCCATCAACATTTCCTGTAGCCTGCTGAATATTGACACGATTTTTTCAACAGCTTCTTCGCTCACTGAAAGCAAATTCTCCTTTCAGATTTTTCCGGATCCGGTAACTGATTTTTTATCGCTTCAATTTGATCTGTATTTAACTGAACAAGCAGATATACTGATTACTGATGCAGCAGGAAAAACTTATTTGAAAAAGAAATTTCCGCAGGCTGGCCTTTCACTTGTGAATACCATCAGCATCGATGTGAGCAATCTGCCTCCGGGAATTTATGTGCTTAAATTTTCCCAGGGAAAAGAAATGCAGGTAAAATTGTTTGTGAAGAAATAA
- a CDS encoding OmpA family protein yields the protein MNFRNLLFSTTVCLLIAASCFGQDTNTRKNCFDDYNYMFTTRGTIPVTDGMQKVTVSVVDARGKANCRVGQIMVKDNTVVPPLYIAREDGSMTETKGTFDRNFYRETDGKISFTIIDAMSPVYMLEGNRKVRVYFIDFLKPEPGQTVKAPVMNSHITIDTIIKKEDLNSINSSAKSIDFQSGKDKLTAESYPQLDAIVTIMKQYPDRKWIINGHTDNTGNAASNLELSIKRATTVQRYFISKGIKADLLFADGHGDNDPIADNNTPEGRKMNRRVEIIMVQ from the coding sequence ATGAACTTCAGGAATCTTCTTTTCTCCACCACAGTATGCTTGTTGATAGCAGCTTCTTGTTTTGGTCAGGATACCAACACCCGTAAAAATTGCTTCGACGATTATAATTATATGTTTACCACCAGAGGTACCATTCCTGTAACGGACGGCATGCAAAAAGTGACTGTTTCCGTGGTGGATGCCAGGGGAAAAGCAAATTGCAGGGTTGGTCAGATCATGGTGAAGGATAACACTGTTGTTCCACCACTTTATATTGCCCGGGAAGATGGTTCAATGACAGAAACAAAAGGCACCTTTGACCGGAATTTTTATCGCGAAACTGATGGCAAAATATCATTTACAATTATTGACGCCATGTCACCTGTTTATATGCTGGAAGGCAATCGCAAAGTGAGAGTGTATTTCATTGATTTCCTGAAACCGGAACCCGGACAGACCGTTAAAGCGCCCGTTATGAATTCACATATTACCATCGATACTATAATAAAAAAAGAAGATCTAAATTCGATAAACTCCAGCGCCAAAAGCATTGACTTTCAATCAGGAAAAGATAAACTTACAGCAGAATCATATCCACAGCTTGATGCCATTGTGACTATCATGAAACAATATCCGGACAGAAAATGGATTATTAATGGTCATACCGATAATACCGGGAATGCAGCCAGCAACCTTGAACTTTCCATCAAGAGGGCAACCACTGTACAACGTTATTTTATCAGTAAAGGAATTAAAGCTGATCTTTTATTTGCGGATGGTCATGGTGATAATGATCCGATCGCCGATAACAATACACCTGAAGGCCGCAAAATGAACCGGCGGGTAGAAATCATAATGGTGCAGTAG
- the pyk gene encoding pyruvate kinase: MDKETARTRTKIIATIGPASRNYETICAMIDVGLDVVRMNFSHSTHEDHQQTVDSVRRYNTEFNSNICLLGDLQGPKLRVGMVENNEVFLENGKKIFLTSKETLSTVNLLYIKYENLAQDVKPGERILLDDGKLTLEILSSDNIDTLEALIIHGGKLSSKKGVNFPNSKLSVPALSEKDKADLDFSLKNKVEWIALSFVRSADDVQQVKDLLHLAHSRAKVIAKIEKPEAIKNINEIIAISDGIMVARGDLGVEVELEQVPILQKQIVKACIQSAKPVIIATQMMESMISNPTPTRAETNDVTNAVLDGADAVMLSAETSTGAFPVQVVKIMDKIVRFAEKEADVYNKRKLVNKHSKTFLSDEICHQACLICEVLNAKAIVSMTHSGYTAFQLTSFRPKAPVFIFTDNKQLLNTLNLLWGVKCFYYNKFATTDETIHDVNSILHNLGFVEKGDLVINTASMPLHTRSRTNTIKVSRID, translated from the coding sequence ATGGATAAAGAAACAGCAAGAACAAGAACAAAGATCATTGCCACCATTGGCCCTGCCTCCAGAAATTATGAAACTATTTGTGCCATGATAGATGTCGGTTTGGATGTGGTACGGATGAATTTTTCTCACAGCACACATGAGGACCATCAGCAGACCGTTGACTCTGTTCGACGTTACAATACCGAATTCAACAGTAATATTTGTCTGCTGGGAGATCTGCAGGGTCCTAAACTCCGGGTTGGGATGGTAGAAAACAATGAAGTCTTTTTAGAAAATGGTAAAAAGATTTTTCTCACCTCGAAAGAAACCCTAAGCACTGTCAACCTGCTTTATATCAAGTACGAAAATCTTGCACAGGATGTGAAACCTGGCGAACGTATTCTTTTGGATGACGGCAAACTTACTTTAGAGATTCTGAGCAGCGATAATATAGATACCCTTGAAGCATTGATTATTCATGGTGGCAAACTGAGTTCCAAAAAGGGCGTGAACTTTCCGAATAGCAAGCTCTCGGTTCCTGCACTTTCGGAAAAGGACAAAGCAGATCTGGATTTTTCTCTTAAGAACAAAGTAGAATGGATCGCGCTATCATTTGTAAGATCGGCAGACGATGTGCAGCAGGTGAAAGATTTGCTTCACCTTGCTCATTCACGGGCAAAAGTGATTGCTAAAATCGAGAAGCCGGAAGCCATAAAAAACATCAATGAGATCATTGCAATTTCAGATGGCATTATGGTGGCTCGCGGCGATCTGGGGGTGGAAGTGGAATTGGAACAAGTACCGATTCTTCAAAAACAAATCGTTAAAGCCTGCATACAATCCGCGAAACCGGTAATCATTGCCACGCAAATGATGGAAAGTATGATCTCAAATCCTACACCAACAAGGGCAGAAACAAATGACGTTACCAATGCTGTGCTTGATGGTGCAGATGCTGTGATGCTGAGCGCAGAAACTTCTACAGGTGCTTTTCCGGTGCAGGTGGTAAAGATTATGGACAAGATCGTTCGGTTTGCTGAAAAAGAAGCGGACGTTTATAACAAGCGTAAACTGGTAAACAAGCATTCAAAAACTTTTTTGTCCGACGAAATTTGTCATCAGGCCTGCCTCATCTGCGAGGTACTGAATGCGAAAGCGATTGTGAGCATGACGCATTCGGGCTATACTGCTTTTCAATTAACGAGCTTCCGACCTAAAGCGCCTGTATTTATTTTTACGGATAACAAACAACTCCTCAACACACTCAATTTGTTGTGGGGTGTAAAATGTTTTTACTACAATAAATTCGCGACTACCGATGAAACCATCCATGATGTAAACAGCATTTTACACAATTTGGGATTTGTTGAAAAAGGTGATTTGGTAATCAATACGGCAAGCATGCCGCTGCATACAAGAAGCAGAACGAATACGATTAAGGTGAGCAGGATCGATTAA
- a CDS encoding DNA replication/repair protein RecF yields the protein MYLKALSLTQFKNYSSVRLEFSPTLNFFTGQNGAGKTNLLDSIHYLCLGRSYFHNGDHQAIQLEHAFFRLEGCFIHEKEQLFVNCHFGGGSKKDFSKNGVTYQRLVDHVGTIPVVMIAPDDHSLIDEGSDERRRFIDNTISQIDHFYLEDLLSYNKVLQQRNAALKSFAMRRTFDAALIDVLNTQLVDFGEKIFHSRTRYLQKMIPLVKNYYNLICDEKELIHAAYHSVIEKTDFLKALQDSLQKDRQLERTTEGIHRDEFEFYLNNQPIKKFGSQGQKKTFLMSLKFAQWALIKSELDKTPILLLDDLFDKIDAQRAGKILDMIANDSFGQVFITDTRAEGFLLPPPEKIKGYRSFKIVSGKVVSSE from the coding sequence GTGTATCTTAAAGCATTATCACTCACCCAATTCAAGAATTATAGCTCAGTCCGGCTTGAATTCAGCCCCACATTGAATTTTTTTACAGGCCAAAATGGGGCCGGCAAAACCAACCTTCTTGACAGTATTCACTACCTGTGTCTCGGCAGGAGTTATTTTCATAACGGTGATCATCAGGCAATTCAACTTGAGCATGCCTTTTTCCGATTAGAGGGTTGTTTCATCCATGAAAAGGAGCAATTGTTCGTTAACTGCCATTTTGGTGGAGGCAGCAAAAAGGACTTTTCAAAAAACGGCGTCACTTACCAGCGCCTGGTGGACCATGTGGGGACTATTCCTGTAGTGATGATTGCTCCTGACGACCATTCGCTGATTGATGAAGGAAGTGACGAGCGCCGTCGTTTTATTGACAATACCATTTCACAGATCGATCATTTTTATCTTGAAGATCTTTTATCGTATAATAAAGTATTACAGCAGCGAAACGCGGCGTTAAAAAGTTTTGCCATGCGTCGCACTTTTGATGCAGCACTTATTGATGTGTTGAATACGCAACTGGTTGATTTTGGAGAAAAAATATTTCATAGCCGTACACGCTACTTGCAAAAAATGATTCCGTTGGTAAAGAATTACTACAATTTGATTTGTGATGAAAAAGAATTGATTCATGCAGCATATCATTCGGTAATTGAAAAAACGGATTTTCTAAAAGCACTTCAGGATTCACTGCAAAAAGACCGGCAGTTGGAAAGGACAACAGAAGGCATTCACCGTGATGAGTTTGAATTTTACCTGAACAATCAACCCATAAAAAAATTCGGTTCACAGGGTCAGAAGAAAACCTTTCTGATGTCGCTGAAATTTGCACAATGGGCACTCATCAAATCTGAACTCGATAAAACACCCATCCTGCTACTCGACGATTTATTTGATAAGATTGATGCACAAAGAGCCGGAAAAATCCTGGACATGATTGCAAATGATTCTTTCGGGCAGGTGTTTATTACCGATACACGAGCCGAAGGCTTCCTGCTTCCGCCGCCGGAAAAAATAAAAGGGTACCGCAGTTTTAAAATTGTATCCGGAAAAGTAGTGAGTAGTGAGTAG